The following DNA comes from Hyphomicrobiales bacterium.
CCCCGTCCGGCGTGACGCTGGCGCCGGAGGGTGGTGCGCATCAGTCGGTCGGTGCGCCACTGATCGGCATGAGCCAGGACGGGCTGGCGAGCTTCGAGCCGGCCTTCCTCGATGAACTGTCTATCATCATGGACTGGGCCTTCGACTACATGCAGCGCGATGGCGACGGCGATCCTGACGAGCGCACCTGGTTGCGCGACGAGACCGGCGGCTCGGTCTATCTGCGCCTCACCACCCGTCCGCTGGAGCAGCCGATGCGGCGCGAGAGCGACGCTTTCCGGCAGGGTGTGATCGACGGCGCCTACTGGCTGCGCGAGCCGGGCGCCAATGCCGACGTCGTGCTCGTCTATCAGGGCTGCGTCGCACCGGAAATCATCGCCGCCGCTGGCCGCATCGCCGACAGCCGTCGCGATATCGGTGTGCTCGCCGTCACCTCCGCGGATCGCTTGAACGCCGGCTGGACAGCGGCTCAGCGCGCCCGCAAGCGTGGCAACTCCGGGGCCAAGGCACATATCGAGACGCTGCTCGAGAATTTGCCGCGTCATTGCCAGCTCATCACCGCAATCGATGGTCATCCCGCCACGCTCGCCTGGCTCGGCGGCGTCGCCGGCCACAAGACGATCCCGCTCGGTGTCGAACATTTCGGCCAGACGGGCACGATTGCCGACCTCTACAAGCACTATGGCTTTGACACGAAAAGCATCGTGCGCATGGTCTCGGAACTGACGCCGGGCCGCAGCACCAACGAGTTGCGCCTGCCGGCCTGACCGCTTGGCCCGTTGAACTCCATGGCGGCTATCACCTCAGTGCATAGCCGCCATCGACGGGCGTGCGGCTTTGTGCATTTCATCGCCCTGTCACTTGCTCTAAGAGGGGAAAACACCTCGCAAACAGTTACCGGCCAGGCACCAGCACCAGCCCGGCTGAAAGGCATGCGACATGGCGGATGTGATCGTACTCGGCGCTGGCATGGTCGGCGTTGCGACGGCTCTTCAATTGCAGAAGCGCGGCCTGTCGGTCGCGCTCGTCGACCGAACGGCGCCGGGTCGCGAAACCAGCTACGGCAATGCCGGCATCATCCAGAGCGAGGCGGTCGAGCCCTACGCGCTGCCGCGCAATCTGGCGACCCTGCTGGCGATCGCGCTCGGCCGCTCCAACGACGTCAATTACCATTGGTCGGCGCTGCCGTCCTTTGCCGGGCCGCTGCTGCGCTACTGGTGGCATTCCGCGCCGGCCCGCCATGCCCGCGTCTCGAAAACCTATGCCGAACTGATCGCCATCGCGATTGCCGAGCACGCCCCCTTCATCGATGAGGCTGGCGCGGGCGATCTGATCGCGAAGAAAGGCTTCCGCCAGCTCTACCGGAGCCAGCAGGCGTTCGATGAAGACGTTGCCGACGCCCGCCGTATCCATGAACGCCACGGCGTACCGCTGGCGATCCTCGACCCGGATGAGATGCGCGCGGCCGAGCCCGCCCTAAAGACCGGCGGAGTAGGGGCAATCCACTGGACCGGTACGTGGACGGCCAGCGACCCCGGTGGTCTCGTCGAGGCCTATGCCGACTTGTTCGCGCGTTCGGGCGGAACATTGGCGACTGGCGACGCGACGACGCTCGCCGAACGTTCCGGCGGTGGCTGGCGGGTCGCGACGGATGACGGACCGCTTGAAGCCGAACGCGTCGTTGTCGCGCTCGGGCCGTGGTCGCCGCAACTTCTCGAACGTTTCGGTTACAACATCCCGATGGTGAGGAAGCGCGGCTACCACCGCCACTACCGCCAGCTCGCACCGGTCGATGCCCCGTTCATCGACATGGAATGGGGCTACGTCGTTGCGCCGATGCGGGCCGGCCTGCGCATTACCACCGGTGCCGAGATCGCCGCTCAGGACGCGCCGCAAACCCCCGTCCAACTGGCGCGCTGCGAAAAGGCGCTGGGTGAACTCATCGACCTTGGCGCGCCGGTCGAAAACCGGCCCTGGATGGGTGCGCGGCCCTGCATGCCCGACATGCTGCCCGTCGTCGGTGAGGCGCCGCGCCACAAGGGTCTGTGGATGCATTTCGGCCATGGCCATCAGGGCTTCACGCTCGGCCCGGCGACCGGCCGCATGCTCGCCGAACTGATGACAGGCGAGACGCCGTTTGAGGATGCCACGCTGCTCAGTGCCGCACGCTTCGGCTGACAGCGGCGCACACGTGTCCTTGCGCCTCGACGCGCCGCTCCTCTGCCGATAGGCTGACGGGAAAGGCCGCATGCTGATCGTATGGCCTCGATCAATGCGGGGCCGGTGAAGATCGCGTAGGATGAGAAACACTACTGATGCACGAAATGGCGATCTGCGAGAGTATTCTCGACATTCTCAAGGAGCAGGCCGTCGCGCAGAAGTTCTCGCGTGTCACCCGCGTTTGTCTGGAGATCGGCCCGTTTTCGGGCGTCGAGATCGAGGCGCTGAAATTCGGGTTCGATGTCGTCATCAACGGCTCGCTCGCCGAAGGGGCGGCCCTTGAGATCATCGAGACGCCGGCCACGGCCTGGTGCATGGCCTGCGCCCGTTCGGTGAGCGTGAAGGAACGTTTCGATCCGTGCCCGCATTGCGGCGAGCATCAATTGCAGCTTACCGGCGGCGAGGAACTTCGGATCAAGGAACTGGAGGTCGACTGATGTGCAAGGTTTGCGGATGCGGTGAGGGGGAAGTCCGCATCGAGGGTGCGGCCGTGGACCATGATCATGGTCATCACCATGACCAAGGACACGAGCACCATCACCACCATGAACACGAGCATGGGCATCATCACCATCACGAACATGGCCATGATCATCATCATGGAGACCATGATCACGGCCACGGGCACCAACATCACGAGGATGGACTGCACGATTACGGGCAAGGACCGGCTGGCGGCGTGGTGCCGGGCATGAGCCAGGGCCGGATGATCCAGATCGAGCAGGACATCCTGTCGAAGAACAACGCCTATGCGGCGGCCAATCGCGGCTTCTTCGCCGATCATGGCGTGCTGGCGCTGAACCTCGTCTCGAGCCCTGGATCCGGCAAGACCTCACTGCTGGTCAAGACCATCGAGATGCTGGCCGAGCGCCGCAAATGCTACGTCATCGAGGGCGATCAACAGACCTCGAACGACGCCGACCGCATCCGCGCCACCGGCGCCCCGGCGATCCAGGTTAACACCGGCAAGGGCTGCCACCTCGACGGCCACATGGTCGGCCACGCCATCGACCATCTGACGCCGCAGGACGGCGGCATCGTCTTCATCGAGAATGTCGGCAATCTCGTCTGTCCGGCCGGCTTCGACCTTGGCGAGGCGCACAAGGTGGCGATCCTCTCGGTCACCGAGGGCGATGACAAGCCGCTGAAATATCCCGACATCTTCGCCGCGTCCGGGCTCGTTCTGCTGAACAAGATCGATCTTCTGCCCTATGTCGATTTCGATGTCGACGCGGCCATCGCCAATGCCCGCAAGGTCAATCCGGCGATCAAGGTGCTGAAAGTGTCGGCGCGCAGCGGCGAGGGCATGGAAAACTGGATCGCCTGGATCGAGGCGGCCCGCGCGATGGAGCTTGCCGGCCACGCGCTCGGCAACGCGGCGGAATAGGGAGCGGCCCATGTGCCTTGCCATTCCGGCCCGCGTGGTCGCGCTCGAAGCTGACGATATGGCCGTTGTCGCGCTCGACGGCGTGCGCAAGCGCATCTCGGTCGCGCTGCTAGACGAGGTGTCGGAAGGCGACTATGTGCTCATCCATGTCGGCTATGCGCTGCACACGCTGAGCCCGGAAGAGGCGCAGCGCACGCTTGAGCTGATGGCCGAAGCCGGCCTCCTGAAAGAGAGCCTCGACGAGTTCGCAGGAGGCGCGGCATGAAATATGTCGACGAGTTCCGCGACCGGGCGCTCGCCGAAACGCTTGCCGCCGCAATCGCCAGGGAAGCCGACACCGGCCGCGACTATCATCTGATGGAGTTCTGCGGCGGCCACACCCATGCGATCTTTCGCTATGGCGTGCAGGATCTGATGCCGGAAAATGTCGACTTCGTGCATGGCCCCGGCTGCCCGGTCTGCGTGTTGCCGGTGCGCCGGCTTGATGATGCGGTCGAGCTCGCCGAACGCCACGGCGTCATCCTGTGCTCCTATGGCGACATGATGCGCGTGCCGGGCACCAAGCAGCGCAGCCTCATCAAGGCGAAGGCCGACGGCGCCGACGTCCGCATGATCTATTCGACCCTCGATGCGCTGAAGATTGCCCGTGAGAACCCCGACCGGCAGGTCGTGTTCTTCGCTATCGGCTTCGAGACGACAACCCCGCCGAGCGCGGTCGCGATCCGTCAGGCCGAGGCCGAGGGGCTGACGAATTTCTCCGTCTTCAGCAACCACGTGCTCACCCCGGCGGCGATCCGCCATATCCTCGATTCACCCGAGGTGAAGGACTACGGCACGGTGCAGATCGACGGCTTCTTCGGTCCGTCCCACGTCAGTTCGGTGATCGGCTCGAAGCCCTACGAGCCCTTTGCCGAAGCCTTCGAAAAGCCCGTCGTTATCGCCGGGTTCGAACCGCTCGACGTGATGCAGTCGGCGCTGATGTTGATCCGCCAGATCAACGACGGACGCCACGAGGTCGAGAACCAGTACACCCGCGTGGTCACCCGCGAGGGCAACCGGAAGGCGCAGGCACTAGTTGACGAGGTGTTCGCGACCCGTGAGACCTTCGAATGGCGCGGCCTCGGTTTCGTGCCGAACAGCGCGCTGCGCATTCGCGACCGCTACGCCGCCTTCGACGCCGAAAAGCGCTTCGAAATCTCGGAAAAGGCCTCGCGCGAGGTGAAGTCCTGCGAGTGCCCGGCGATCCTGCGCGGGGTGAAGAAGCCGACCGACTGCAAACTGTTCGGCACCGTGTGCACGCCGGACAACCCGATGGGCTCGTGCATGGTGTCGTCGGAAGGGGCCTGCGCCGCCTACTGGACCTATGGCCGCTTCCGCGACGGCGCCAACCGCAGCGCGGAGGTGCCGGCGGCATGACCGCTCACGACAAGGCTTTGACCAAACGCTCAGGCGCCGTCGACATGACACATGGCGGCGGTGGCCGCGCCATGGCCGACCTCATCCGCGATCTGTTCCAGCGCCATCTTGGCAACCCGATCCTCGATCAGGGCAACGACGCCGCGCTCGTCGAGGTGCCGCCCGGACGGCTGGTGATGTCGACGGACGGACACGTCATCGCGCCGCTGTTCTTTCCCGGCGGCGATATCGGCTCGCTCTCGGTGCACGGCACGCTGAACGATGTCGCGATGGCCGGCGCCCGCCCGCTCTATCTCACCGTCGGTTTCATCCTTGAGGAGGGCTATCCGCTCGCCGATCTCGAACGCATCGTGATGTCGATGGCCGAGGCCGCGACCAGGGCCGGCGTGCCGATTGTCACCGGTGACACCAAGGTGGTCGAAAAGGGCAAGGGCGACGGCGTATTCATCACCACGACGGGCCTTGGCGTGGTGCCAGATGGCGTGCGCGTGTCCGCCGACCGTGCCGTGCCGGGTCAGGCGATCCTCCTGTCCGGCTCGATCGGCGACCATGGCGTCGCCATCCTGTCGAAGCGCGAGAACCTCGAATTCGAGACCGAAATTTGTTCCGACAGCGCCGCACTCCACACCCTCGTCGCCGACATGATCGCCGCCGTGCCTGACATCGCGGTTCTGCGCGATCCGACCCGCGGCGGGCTTGCCGCGACGCTGAACGAGATCGCCCGCACCGCCCGCGTCGGCATGATGCTCGACGAGACGGCCATCCCCGTGAAACCCGACGTCTCGGCGGCCTGCGAATTGCTCGGCCTCGATCCGCTCTATGTCGCCAATGAAGGCAAGCTCGTCTGCCTGTGTGCAGCCGACGATGCCGACAGGCTCGTCGACATCATGCACGCCCATCCGCTCGGCCGCGACGCTGCCGTGATCGGTTCGGTGATCGAGGATCCGCACGGCCTCGTGCAGATGCGCACGTCGTTCGGTGGCGCCCGCGTCGTCGACTGGCTGTCCGGCGAGCAGCTTCCGCGGATCTGCTGAAAGCGATGGCAGGCGGATTGGATCCCACAGTCGGCCGCCGTATCCGCGTGCGCGGCCTCGTGCAGGGCGTCGGCTTTCGCCCGCACGTCTGGCGGCTCGCTCATTATGAAAACCTCTGCGGCCATGTGCTGAACGATGGTGCCGGCGTCGAGATCG
Coding sequences within:
- a CDS encoding amino acid dehydrogenase gives rise to the protein MADVIVLGAGMVGVATALQLQKRGLSVALVDRTAPGRETSYGNAGIIQSEAVEPYALPRNLATLLAIALGRSNDVNYHWSALPSFAGPLLRYWWHSAPARHARVSKTYAELIAIAIAEHAPFIDEAGAGDLIAKKGFRQLYRSQQAFDEDVADARRIHERHGVPLAILDPDEMRAAEPALKTGGVGAIHWTGTWTASDPGGLVEAYADLFARSGGTLATGDATTLAERSGGGWRVATDDGPLEAERVVVALGPWSPQLLERFGYNIPMVRKRGYHRHYRQLAPVDAPFIDMEWGYVVAPMRAGLRITTGAEIAAQDAPQTPVQLARCEKALGELIDLGAPVENRPWMGARPCMPDMLPVVGEAPRHKGLWMHFGHGHQGFTLGPATGRMLAELMTGETPFEDATLLSAARFG
- the hypA gene encoding hydrogenase maturation nickel metallochaperone HypA; this encodes MHEMAICESILDILKEQAVAQKFSRVTRVCLEIGPFSGVEIEALKFGFDVVINGSLAEGAALEIIETPATAWCMACARSVSVKERFDPCPHCGEHQLQLTGGEELRIKELEVD
- the hypB gene encoding hydrogenase accessory protein HypB, whose amino-acid sequence is MCKVCGCGEGEVRIEGAAVDHDHGHHHDQGHEHHHHHEHEHGHHHHHEHGHDHHHGDHDHGHGHQHHEDGLHDYGQGPAGGVVPGMSQGRMIQIEQDILSKNNAYAAANRGFFADHGVLALNLVSSPGSGKTSLLVKTIEMLAERRKCYVIEGDQQTSNDADRIRATGAPAIQVNTGKGCHLDGHMVGHAIDHLTPQDGGIVFIENVGNLVCPAGFDLGEAHKVAILSVTEGDDKPLKYPDIFAASGLVLLNKIDLLPYVDFDVDAAIANARKVNPAIKVLKVSARSGEGMENWIAWIEAARAMELAGHALGNAAE
- the hypC gene encoding HypC/HybG/HupF family hydrogenase formation chaperone; translation: MCLAIPARVVALEADDMAVVALDGVRKRISVALLDEVSEGDYVLIHVGYALHTLSPEEAQRTLELMAEAGLLKESLDEFAGGAA
- a CDS encoding hydrogenase formation protein HypD, which produces MKYVDEFRDRALAETLAAAIAREADTGRDYHLMEFCGGHTHAIFRYGVQDLMPENVDFVHGPGCPVCVLPVRRLDDAVELAERHGVILCSYGDMMRVPGTKQRSLIKAKADGADVRMIYSTLDALKIARENPDRQVVFFAIGFETTTPPSAVAIRQAEAEGLTNFSVFSNHVLTPAAIRHILDSPEVKDYGTVQIDGFFGPSHVSSVIGSKPYEPFAEAFEKPVVIAGFEPLDVMQSALMLIRQINDGRHEVENQYTRVVTREGNRKAQALVDEVFATRETFEWRGLGFVPNSALRIRDRYAAFDAEKRFEISEKASREVKSCECPAILRGVKKPTDCKLFGTVCTPDNPMGSCMVSSEGACAAYWTYGRFRDGANRSAEVPAA
- the hypE gene encoding hydrogenase expression/formation protein HypE codes for the protein MTAHDKALTKRSGAVDMTHGGGGRAMADLIRDLFQRHLGNPILDQGNDAALVEVPPGRLVMSTDGHVIAPLFFPGGDIGSLSVHGTLNDVAMAGARPLYLTVGFILEEGYPLADLERIVMSMAEAATRAGVPIVTGDTKVVEKGKGDGVFITTTGLGVVPDGVRVSADRAVPGQAILLSGSIGDHGVAILSKRENLEFETEICSDSAALHTLVADMIAAVPDIAVLRDPTRGGLAATLNEIARTARVGMMLDETAIPVKPDVSAACELLGLDPLYVANEGKLVCLCAADDADRLVDIMHAHPLGRDAAVIGSVIEDPHGLVQMRTSFGGARVVDWLSGEQLPRIC